A genomic window from Lycium barbarum isolate Lr01 chromosome 4, ASM1917538v2, whole genome shotgun sequence includes:
- the LOC132638134 gene encoding uncharacterized protein LOC132638134, with the protein MISSKHSFLITVTITVALLSATTTTAKLLCAKKLAQLKQCAKKPSTSCCKALKAVTKHLSCLCQLYENPTVLPNLGNNVNKALGPLLESCKIRGDVTACKAAKDTSGVSRVAWTGMSSLLVLFASFVLA; encoded by the exons ATGATTTCCTCCAAACACTCCTTTCTGATCACGGTAACAATCACGGTGGCGCTGCTATCAGCAACCACCACAACCGCCAAACTGCTATGTGCTAAAAAATTAGCCCAATTAAAACAATGTGCAAAGAAACCATCAACATCTTGTTGTAAGGCACTTAAAGCAGTAACTAAACATCTTTCTTGTCTTTGCCAACTTTATGAAAATCCCACTGTGTTACCTAATCTTGGTAATAATGTTAATAAAGCTCTTGGTCCTCTTCTTGAATCCTGTAAGATCCGTGGTGATGTTACCGCTTGTAAAG CTGCAAAAGATACAAGTGGAGTGAGCAGGGTCGCATGGACTGGAATGTCAAGCTTACTCGTGCTCTTTGCTTCTTTCGTGCTTGCTTAG